A region of Vespula vulgaris chromosome 1, iyVesVulg1.1, whole genome shotgun sequence DNA encodes the following proteins:
- the LOC127066406 gene encoding ankyrin repeat domain-containing protein 17-like isoform X2: protein MQNVAQGTTSDSQKHEKSASVHHDTGKTSSTPQSSNSSPTKSETETFSELQPRFMTDSSESEEDSVSEVECFAIDQVELDEDNHLESSKFLLNPEDPERSVDPVTQARLEALLEAAGIGKLSSGDGKHLADHEVLRRLTSSVSCALDEAAAALTRMRSDNPRTQNEKRSLVEACTDGDVGTVRKLLTEGRSVHETTEEGESLLSLACSAGYYELAQVLLAMNANVEDRGIKGDCTPLMEAASAGHVDIVSLLIAHGADVNAQSTSGNTPLMYGCAGGHEEVVRVLLEAGANVEDHNENGHTPLMEAASAGHVPVAKILLEHGAGINTHSNEFKESALTLACYKGHLEMVRFLLEAGADQEHKTDEMHTALMEASMDGHVEVARLLLDSGAQVNMPTDSFESPLTLAACGGHVDLAMLLIERGANIEEVNDEGYTPLMEAAREGHEEMVALLLSQGANINAQTEETQETALTLACCGGFLEVADFLIKAGADIELGASTPLMEAAQEGHLDLVRYLLESAADVHAQTQTGDTALTYACENGHTDVADFLLQFGADLEHESEGGRTPLMKACRAGHLCTAQFLISKRADVNRQTTNNDHTPLSLACAGGHLPVVELLLAQSADPFHRLKDNSTMLIEAAKGGHTSVVQLLLDYPHSIMMSAPHNTAPAPMLLPQQQQQQQQQQQQQQQQQQQQQQQQQQQQQQQQQQQQQQQQQQQQQQQQQQQQQQQQQQQQQQQQQQQQQQQQQQQQQQQQQQQQQQQQQQQQQHVSHQPQTPTQPQHQQQQQQQQTGEQSQVQNLQPKHNTQKSLLRKNRSATIMPDTSLTSAEAQQVRSQPATETIVTAKDDTNILDKGSGGFNSLSAPNISLSPAPAPTSGLNTSESRKNARQEQILHKQHILEELQRVERELQIKGAGHLFNGPRNANVRSTQQPQVQQQECNEPETFLPGMLNIDLPAQPATAPHGLVCSTTGMSGNSLTHPATPDAMTLYNIFLEGKRVGMASALKESFSTANKFPTSPPLSLATIPATSTITLVTSNTSSTTTPSPPSISTPPTVMAISQPITASSDVSQNTAISDRPKAKPVSKKEGKNIRKAASSMADGKLQQQQATLIAGLQQQYQQQQHHHTYQVQQVHQLQQLNQQLQLQLDQVQVQQQQQQPQQQQVQQQQQPQEQQQQQSQQQSQQSSIVAGSGGGVLLPTQLMSHLHPTHAHHLHNQQATSQQNLPEPTDPQLTRLHRDGTCPFFAAAQKAKALSNNERVIKLEDGTDIPLDDAFEIFRSISFDDTMDATEDQEKLELKRLEVSNSKEQQNQQQLLQTAQIIQQVTSPHTPQEYFAGPVPTVPPVSLPTLPSLQVTSAGVQIQADIAQSQVLKARLYQEGYRDGLQLRQQQIIHDTFQSQLLLQSSQITFPTQTLPTITGAAGIMDNMPHQSNGYVQSTVCSTNQVQVATQTQAPATTTVATVIPPDKKQVYTAPTTGKGKKARYPLLSQQQSCQQQTTTTSQQQTPNFPAQNYQLDPAAAAGQYTTGVPAVGGYATNQVPPVPFGCMDVDSETDSNHDTALTLACAGGHEELVELLLSRGADIEHRDKKGFTPLILAATAGHQKVVEILLNHGADIEAQSERTKDTPLSLACSGGRYEVVELLLNRGANKEHRNVSDYTPLSLAASGGYVNIIKLLLSHGAEINSRTGSKLGISPLMLAAMNGHTAAVKLLLDMGSDINAQIETNRNTALTLACFQGRHEVVSLLLDRKANVEHRAKTGLTPLMEAASGGYVEVGRVLLTKGADVNATPVPSSRDTALTIAADKGHCRFVELLLSRGTQVEVKNKKGNSPLWLAANGGHLNVVDLLYHAGADIDSQDNRKVSCLMAAFRKGHIKVVKWMVNHVTQFPSDQDMTRYIATISDKELLEKCQECVKVIRAAKETQAAKANKNATILLEELDMEKTREESKKAAAARRRERKKKKKLEKKEERRKLHEEYKKNESNFDEKEENEKKSVDEECDRAEDSEHEGGDSCERVDSVPSPVNRSPEDPDREEGDSGIDANSQGSCSSNDVKAREKKKDKKKKKSNSPSNNDKDTSPQRSSKSIITQNTSIPQNTVTPTKSQNSTSEKNLSNVTSATSMTSTSTTNTRTSVNCGERKLKGQLVFESSRHPADREDFEATGNETYIPGKGKKPYSNQYDGDSLNTSSKATNTTSPKQGGKREEGWKEVVRKGQSDDSGRFMNSPFRSKKVSVPPNAISRVIGRGGSNINAIRGATGAHIEVEKQSKSQGERIITIKGSSDATKQAHTLIAALIKDPDVDILQMLPKSKLTVVTTSSWDKAVSTVAATKAKVGPVNKPTTLGSTTSNPQSNKSGYTSGVSTINQLIPLRSASTIKLAGAFPTSLPRATAPRLVAAAEKRAQAAAAQMASSSNTKTTMSYTSAIMTAGRATKIVTTSTTQTFAAKLSEITSSTHTSTTVMQSTHTTVNKQKSLQANTVTIVSATAAGTAQTSSQQSLVSTSPKHCRPLPTLSAPPTIAPHYTGKPNYSSGSSVTPSGINVTSTCSETNVVSTSANSVRVTPSPPAVSQAQNLQQQHQQQQQQQQQQQQQQQQQQLQQQQQQVRSSTPIAPTLQEQQQQQQQQQQQQQQQQQQPNNAPLEYSLFNDSFTKVTQQSMWGGRENESQKSMNFATVAGGGVSVNTSGSSTSKFIDSVPPQVDASKAPGYRGTAMCSPVSSKSSGVTNTSGNTIGGGISSSVHNPIQPPQFQSSANYNEHPLPNKPPGSLAVARPVIPQQSMEMGSTMTQFNRPVFQGDLTTRNATTHQPHVMPSTSQPTLDVGLFKTNNGSYEHPSVNSSLLKMVPNEGQAAHPLLPFHPHMQSYTQTIPQSASVNTTVSMSRLNPRAPDFSSSLHLSSKPQVTMFNTGSGIHPNMFATVPAPPPSAMQTNNLAMLGNFPLGKYQAPSRGTPSTGISANGQTRWPFAPPHTNYPPHQDPMMGQISFSNHMANMTAQPGSIDLITSLENGGSPTISPSSPAQVAQEINQLKIEDRKVPRPIGTERAWKNYTATGMGPGGDAESLNWMLNNEKLVGSWASLAPGIDRHQMFRSNATYNRISNVDAELHQMMESSFQGHVDAQQPFPNGSAATLSLMPGLTLLPGQFGAPGLAEMPPTEPTKLDAPSWGIPDAVQDKQHPGWNKWTH, encoded by the exons ATGCAGAATGTAGCACAAGGAACAACCTCGGATAGCCAAAAACACGAAAAATCAGCGAGCGTTCACCACGATACTGGGAAGACGTCGTCGACTCCCCAGTCCTCGAACTCTAGTCCCACCAAGTCGGAAACCGAGACCTTTTCAGAATTGCAGCCACGCTTTATGACAGACTCGTCGGAGAGCGAAGAAGACAGCGTTTCAGAG gtGGAGTGTTTTGCAATTGATCAAGTTGAATTGGATGAAGATAATCATCTAGAGTCATCCAAGTTTCTATTGAACCCGGAGGACCCTGAAAGGTCAGTAGATCCTGTAACTCAAGCGCGTTTGGAAGCTCTTCTGGAGGCAGCAGGTATAGGCAAATTGTCGTCAGGCGATGGGAAGCACTTGGCAGATCACGAGGTGCTCCGTCGTTTAACATCTAGTGTTTCTTGCGCATTGGAcgaagcagcagcagcattAACGCGTATGCGTAGCGATAATCCACGTACCCAAAACGAGAAGCGCTCGCTTGTGGAGGCCTGCACTGACGGCGACGTTGGTACTGTAAGAAAGTTGCTGACAGAAGGTCGCAGTGTTCACGAAACTacggaagaaggagagagtcTGCTCTCTCTTGCTTGTTCAGCTGGTTATTACGAACTTGCTCAG gTATTGTTGGCAATGAATGCAAACGTAGAAGATCGTGGCATCAAAGGGGATTGTACCCCTCTGATGGAGGCTGCCAGTGCAGGCCATGTGGATATTGTAAGCTTACTTATAGCACATGGAGCTGATGTTAATGCTCAGTCAACTTCAG gTAACACTCCTCTGATGTATGGATGTGCTGGTGGTCATGAGGAAGTTGTACGTGTATTGTTAGAAGCAGGTGCCAATGTTGAAGATCATAATGAAAATGGTCATACACCTTTAATGGAAGCAGCCAGTGCTGGGCATGTTCCAGTTGCCAAAATTCTACTGGAACATGGAGCTGGCATTAATACTCATTCTAATGAATTTAAAGAATCTGCTTTAACATTGGCTTGTTACAAAGGACATCTCGAAATGGTGCGTTTCCTATTGGAAGCTGGAGCTGATCag GAGCATAAAACTGATGAAATGCACACTGCCCTTATGGAAGCATCCATGGATGGTCATGTAGAAGTTGCACGTTTACTTTTAGATTCTGGAGCTCAAGTAAATATGCCAACAGATAGTTTTGAATCGCCTTTAACTTTGGCAGCTTGTGGAGGTCACGTAGATCTTGCGATGCTTCTCATTGAAAGAGGAGCGAATATTGAAGAAGTCAATGATGAGGGTTATACACCTTTGATGGAAGCTGCACGGGAAGGTCACGAAGAAATGGTTGCATTGCTTTTAAGTCAGG GTGCTAACATCAACGCTCAGACAGAAGAAACCCAAGAAACAGCACTCACTTTAGCATGCTGCGGCGGTTTCTTGGAAGTAGCtgactttttaattaaagcaGGAGCTGATATTGAATTGGGTGCATCTACTCCTTTAATGGAAGCTGCGCAAGAAGGACATTTGGATCTTGTTCGATATTTACTTGAATCTGCTGCCGATGTTCATGCCCAAACACAAACAGGAGATACAGCGTTAACATACGCTTGTGAAAATGGCCATACCGATGTCGCTGATTTCTTATTACAATTTGGCGCTGACCTA GAACATGAATCTGAAGGAGGTAGAACTCCTTTAATGAAGGCTTGCAGAGCAGGGCATCTGTGTACTGCTCAATTTCTTATTTCCAAACGTGCTGATGTTAATCGACAAACAACAAACAATGATCATACTCCCCTTTCATTAGCTTGTGCTGGAGGTCATCTTCCAGTTGTTGAATTGCTTCTTGCACAATCTGCAGATCCGTTTCATAGACTCAAA gATAATTCTACCATGCTGATAGAAGCTGCCAAAGGAGGACACACTAGTGTTGTCCAACTTTTATTAGATTATCCTCACAGTATTATGATGAGTGCACCGCATAATACTGCCCCTGCTCCTATGTTACTCcctcaacaacaacaacagcagcagcagcaacaacagcagcagcagcagcaacagcagcagcaacagcagcagcagcagcaacaacaacagcagcagcaacagcagcagcagcagcaacaacaacaacagcagcagcagcagcagcaacaacagcagcagcagcagcagcagcagcagcagcaacagcagcagcagcagcagcagcaacaacagcagcagcagcaacaacaacaacagcagcagcagcagcaacaacagcagcagcagcagcagcagcagcagcatgTATCGCACCAGCCTCAAACACCTACACAACCtcaacatcaacaacaacagcagcagcagcaaacTGGAGAACAATCACAAGTTCAGAATCTTCAACCAAAACATAATACACAAAAATCATtgttaagaaaaaatcgatctGCAACCATAATGCCGGATACAAGTCTTACTTCTGCTGAAGCACAGCAAGTCCGTTCCCAACCTGCAACAGAAACAATAGTTACAGCAAAAGATGATACCAATATTCTGGATAAAGGTAGCGGAGGATTCAATAGTTTGTCTGCACCGAACATCAGTTTGAGTCCTGCTCCAGCACCAACATCTGGATTGAATACATCCGAAAGCAGAAAGAACGCTCGACAAGAGCAAATTCTACATAAGCAACACATCCTTGAAGAGTTGcaa AGGGTAGAAAGAGAACTCCAAATCAAGGGTGCAGGTCATTTATTTAATGGTCCAAGAAATGCCAACGTTCGATCTACGCAGCAACCACAAGTTCAACAACAAGAATGTAATGAACCTGAAACTTTCTTACCTGGTATGCTCAATATTGACTTACCAGCTCAACCAGCAACTGCACCTCATG gTTTAGTGTGCAGTACAACTGGCATGTCAGGAAATTCATTAACGCATCCAGCAACGCCTGATGCAATGACCCTTTACAATATCTTTCTTGAGGGAAAGAGAGTTGGCATGGCCAGTGCATTGAAAGAGTCTTTCTCTACAGCGAATAAATTTCCTACTTCTCCCCCATTATCTCTTGCTACAATACCTGCAACATCAACAATAACTTTGGTAACTTCTAATACATCCTCGACAACTACACCGAGTCCACCTAGTATTTCAACGCCGCCAACGGTTATGGCAATTTCTCAACCTATTACTGCAAGTAGCGATGTTAGCCAGAACACTGCAATTAGTGATCGTCCAAAAGCTAAACCTGTAtctaaaaaggaaggaaaaaatatccGAAAAGCCGCATCTAGTATGGCGGATGGAAAattgcaacaacaacaagcGACGTTGATCGCTGGTCTCCAGCAACAAtatcaacagcaacaacatcaCCATACGTATCAAGTTCAACAGGTGCATCAATTACAACAATTAAACCAACAACTTCAATTGCAATTAGATCAAGTACAG gttcagcaacagcagcagcaaccaCAACAGCAGCAAGttcaacagcaacaacaaccgcaggaacaacaacagcaacaatcGCAACAACAATCTCAACAAAGTAGCATTGTCGCTGGTAGTGGTGGAGGAGTATTGTTGCCCACTCAGTTAATGTCGCACCTTCATCCCACTCATGCGCATCATCTTCATAATCAG CAAGCAACATCTCAGCAGAATCTTCCAGAACCAACAGATCCCCAATTAACAAGATTACATAGAGATGGAACTTGTCCTTTCTTTGCTGCTGCTCAAAAAGCTAAAGCACTTTCTAACAACGAAAGAGTAATAAAACTTGAAGATGGAACTGATATTCCTCTTGATGAtgcttttgaaatttttcgttcCATTAGTTTCGATGATACCATGGATG CAACTGAAGATCAAGAGAAACTCGAATTGAAGAGATTAGAGGTTTCCAATAGTAAGGAACAACAAAACCAACAACAACTTTTGCAAACTGCCCAAATAATTCAACAAGTAACCAGTCCTCATACACCTCAAGAATATTTTGCTGGTCCTGTACCCACTGTACCACCAGTTTCTTTACCTACTCTACCATCTTTACAAGTGACAAGTGCTGGAGTGCAAATACAAGCAGATATAGCTCAAAGTCAAGTATTGAAAGCTCGACTTTACCAAGAAGGTTATCGCGATGGTCTTCAGTTAAGACAGCAGCAGATTATCCATGATACATTTCAGTCACAATTGCTACTTCAATCTTCTCAAATAA CATTTCCTACCCAAACACTACCCACAATTACTGGAGCAGCTGGAATAATGGACAATATGCCACATCAATCAAATGGCTACGTACAATCTACAGTTTGTAGTACAAATCAAGTTCAAGTTGCCACGCAAACTCAAGCACCAGCAACGACCACCGTTGCAACTGTGATTCCTCCTGACAAGAAACAAGTTTATACAGCGCCTACAACTGGAAAAGGCAAGAAAGCAAGATATCCGCTTCTTTCTCAACAACAGTCTTGTCAACAACAAACCACTACCACTAGCCAACAACAAACTCCCAACTTTCCAGCACAAAATTATCAGTTAGATCCAGCAGCAG CTGCTGGTCAATATACAACCGGCGTTCCAGCAGTAGGTGGTTATGCTACCAATCAAGTACCACCAGTGCCATTTGGATGTATGGATGTAGATTCGGAAACAGATAGCAATCATGACACGGCACTGACATTGGCATGTGCAGGTGGTCATGAAGAACTCGTAGAACTTCTTCTAAGTCGTGGTGCAGATATAG AacatagagataaaaaaggtTTTACTCCACTGATCTTAGCAGCTACTGCTGGCCATCAAAAAGTAGTAGAAATTCTTCTTAATCATGGAGCTGATATAGAAGCCCAATCTGAACGTACAAAGGATACACCTTTGTCACTTGCATGTAGCGGAGGCAGATACGAAGTGGTTGAGCTCCTTCTTAACCGTGGTGCCAATAAAGAACATCGCAATGTTTCTGATTATACCCCATTAAGTCTTGCAGCATCTGGTGGTTATGTGAATATAATAAAGCTTCTTTTAAGCCATGGCGCCGAAATTAATTCAAGAACTGGTTCGAAATTGGGCATTTCTCCTCTTATGCTTGCTGCTATGAATGGTCATACTG cGGCAGTTAAATTACTTCTTGATATGGGCAGCGATATTAATGCACAAATAGAGACAAATCGTAATACTGCTTTAACACTAGCATGTTTCCAAGGAAGACATGAAGTTGTTAGTCTTTTACTTGATCGAAAAGCTAATGTGGAACATCGCGCTAAG acGGGATTAACACCATTGATGGAAGCTGCTAGTGGAGGATACGTTGAAGTAGGTCGTGTATTACTTACCAAAGGCGCTGACGTTAACGCAACTCCTGTTCCATCATCTCGCGATACTGCCCTTACAATTGCTGCTGACAAAGGTCACTGCCGTTTCGTAGAATTGTTACTATCGAG ggGAACTCAAgttgaagtaaaaaataaaaaaggaaatagtcCTTTATGGCTTGCTGCTAATGGAGGACATCTTAATGTAGTAGATCTATTGTATCATGCTGGAGCGGATATAGATTCTCAGGACAATCGTAAG GTATCATGTTTAATGGCGGCATTTCGCAAAGGACATATTAAAGTGGTGAAATGGATGGTAAATCATGTAACACAATTCCCGAGTGATCAGGATATGACAAGATATATAGCGACTATTAGCGACAAAGAGCTTTTAGAAAAGTGTCAAGAGTGTGTTAAAGTAATAAGAGCTGCGAAAGAAACTCAAGCTGCTAAAGCCAATAAGAATGCAACAATACTATTGGAGGAACTTGATATGGAAAAGACAAGGGAGGAATCAAAGAAAGCAGCAGCCGCTCGTAgacgcgaaagaaagaaaaagaagaaattggaaaagaaagaggaaagacgaAAACTTCAcgaggaatataaaaaaaacgaatcgaattttgatgagaaggaggagaatgagaaaaaatctGTAGATGAAGAATGTGATAGAGCGGAAGATAGTGAACACGAAGGTGGCGATAGTTGTGAAAGAGTGGACAGTGTACCATCACCTGTTAATAGAAGCCCGGAAGATCCTGATAGAGAGGAAGGTGATAGTGGTATTGATGCAAACAGTCAAGGTAGTTGTAGTAGTAATGATGTCAAggcgagagagaagaaaaaagataagaaaaagaagaaaagtaatagtCCTAGTAACAATGACAAGGATACTTCCCCGCAACGATCATCTAAATCTATTATCACGCAGAATACTTCTATACCTCAGAATACTGTAACACCTACTAAATCGCAAAATAGTACTTCCGAAAA AAATTTGAGTAATGTCACCAGTGCAACATCTATGACGTCTACTTCAACCACAAATACAAGAACATCCGTCAATTGTGGAGAACGTAAACTGAAAGGACAGTTGGTATTTGAATCATCAAGGCATCCAGCTGATAGAGAAGATTTTGAAGCCACTGGTAATGAAACATATATACctggaaaagggaaaaaaccTTACAGTAATCAATATGACGGGGATTCTTTAAATACATCTTCAAAAGCAACTAATACGACTAGCCCAAAACAAGGGGGTAAACGCGAGGAAGGTTGGAAAGAAGTTGTACGCAA gGGCCAATCTGATGATTCGGGGAGATTCATGAACTCTCCTTTCCGTTCTAAAAAGGTTTCAGTGCCACCAAACGCTATTAGTCGAGTAATCGGTAGAGGTGGAAGTAATATAAATGCCATTAGAGGTGCAACAGGCGCTCATATTGAAGTAGaaaaacaaagcaaatctcaaggagaaagaataattacCATCAA aGGATCATCTGATGCTACAAAACAAGCACACACACTAATTGCAGCACTTATAAAAGATCCGGACGTTGATATTCTGCAAATGCTGCCAAAATCCAAACTTACTGTTGTCACAACTTCATCTTGGGATAAGGCTGTCTCCACTGTTGCC gCAACGAAGGCTAAGGTTGGTCCTGTAAATAAGCCTACTACTTTAGGATCTACTACCAGTAATCCTCAGTCGAACAAATCAGGATACACATCGGGAGTATCCACTATCAATCAGCTGATTCCTCTTCGGAGCGCGTCTACTATTAAACTTGCCGGTGCCTTTCCAACATCTTTACCAAGGGCTACAGCGCCTAGATTGGTAGCTGCAG CTGAAAAACGTGCACAAGCTGCAGCTGCCCAAATGGCTTCATCATCGAATACGAAGACAACAATGTCTTATACCAGCGCAATCATGACAGCGGGACGGGCTACAAAAATCGTGACAACAAGTACCACGCAAACGTTTGCAGCAAAGCTTTCTGAGATCACTTCCTCGACGCATACATCTACCACTGTCATGCAATCGACTCATACTACTGTAAACAAGCAAAAGTCTTTGCAAGCTAACACTGTGACTATAGTATCGGCTACAGCCGCAGGTACAGCTCAGACATCTTCTCAGCAGTCTCTAGTTAGTACATCGCCAAAGCACTGCCGACCACTGCCTACTTTGTCTGCCCCGCCAACTATCGCACCTCATTATACTGGAAAACCTAATTATTCGTCTGGATCAAGTGTAACTCCATCTGGTATAAACGTAACGTCGACCTGTTCGGAAACCAACGTGGTGTCAACTTCTGCTAATTCTGTACGTGTAACACCCTCACCACCTGCTGTATCGCAAGCTCAAAACTTACAgcaacaacatcaacaacagcaacagcaacagcaacaacaacaacagcaacagcaacaacaacaattgcaacagcagcaacaacaagtGCGTAGTTCTACTCCTATTGCGCCTACATTACAagagcaacagcagcagcaacagcaacaacagcaacagcagcagcagcaacagcaacaaccgAACAATGCACCACTCGAGTATTCCTTATTTAATGATAGTTTCACGAAAGTGACACAGCAATCAATGTGGGGTGGTAGAGAAAATGAATCTCAAAAAAGTATGAACTTCGCCACGGTTGCTGGAGGTGGAGTATCAGTAAATACATCTGGCTCATCGACATCCAAATTCATCGATAGTGTCCCACCTCAG GTGGATGCATCTAAGGCACCAGGTTACAGAGGAACAGCTATGTGTTCTCCCGTTTCAAGTAAATCTAGCGGCGTAACAAATACGTCTGGAAATACCATAGGCGGTGGTATCTCATCCTCCGTACATAATCCAATACAACCTCCCCAATTCCAATCCTCCGCGAATTATAACGAGCATCCTCTTCCGAATAAGCCACCGGGTAGTTTAGCCGTAGCTCGACCAGTGATTCCCCAGCAAAGCATGGAAATGGGTTCCACAATGACGCAATTTAATCGGCCAGTCTTTCAAGGTGATCTTACGACCCGGAACGCGACAACGCATCAGCCACATGTTATGCCCTCTACGTCTCAGCCTACGCTAGACGTTGGTTTATTTAAAACTAATAATGGCAGTTATGAACATCCAAGCGTAAATTCGAGTTTACTTAAAATGGTACCAAACGAAGGGCAAGCAGCGCATCCTTTATTACCCTTTCATCCTCATATGCAAAGTTATACACAGACTATACCACAGTCTGCTTCTGTAAATACTACCGTTAGTATGTCCAGATTGAATCCCAGAGCGCCCGACTTCTCTAGTTCATTGCACTTGAGTAGCAAGCCTCAAGTGACTATGTTTAACACAGGATCAGGAATTCATCCCAATATGTTTGCTACCGTACCAGCACCTCCTCCATCCGCGATGCAAACCAATAATTTAGCCATGCTGGGTAATTTCCCTCTAGGAAAATATCAAGCTCCATCACGCGGAACACCTAGTACTGGTATCTCGGCAAATGGTCAAACTCGTTGGCCATTTGCACCTCCTCATACTAATTATCCTCCGCATCAGGATCCAATGATGGGACAAATTAGTTTTTCGAATCATATGGCAAATATGACCGCACAACCTGGTAGTATAGACTTAATTACAAGTCTGGAAAATGGAGGCTCACCAACGATATCACCATCGTCACCGGCACAGGTTGCTCAGGAAATTAATCAATTGAaaatagaagatagaaaagtgCCGCGTCCGATTGGTACGGAAAGAGCGTGGAAGAATTATACGGCTACAGGAATGGGGCCTGGTGGTGATGCCGAATCCCTCAATTGGATGCTTAATAACGAAAAACTAGTGGGATCTTGGGCAAGCTTAGCTCCTGGCATAGATAGGCATCAGATGTTTCGCTCAAATGCTACTTACAACCGTATATCTAATGTTGATGCCGAACTTCATCAAATGATGGAATCTTCCTTCCAG GGTCATGTGGACGCTCAACAACCTTTTCCTAATGGAAGTGCTGCCACTTTATCTTTAATGCCAGGTTTAACTTTGTTACCTGGACAATTTGGAGCGCCTGGACTAGCAGAAATGCCTCCTACTGAACCAACGAAATTAGATGCTCCCTCTTGGGGAATTCCTGATGCTGTCCAAGACAAACAACATCCg GGGTGGAATAAATGGACTCATTAA